In Candidatus Poribacteria bacterium, the following are encoded in one genomic region:
- a CDS encoding acetolactate synthase large subunit yields MKASELIVKCLENENVDYIFGIPGEENLDLMDALLESNIQFIQTRDERGAAFMADVYGRLTGRAGVCLATLGPGAMNLVTGVADANMDRAPLVAITGQASLDRMHKESHQYMDVVSVFKPMTKWNTLLHLPEIIPESVSKAFKTATGEKPGATHIDFPEDIAKMEVSAEPMPHDFPSEAEPVASCLLRAAQLINDAKQPIILAGNGVVRQGASRILTQFAEMTNIPVAHTFMGKGSIPWTHRLSLLSVGLQANDFVSCGFDRADLVIAIGYDIVEYHPRLWNPDRNKKLIHIDTEPSESDAAYVTDVEMVGNIRQSLRHLMAQEIYPKDSEYASNTLRKIILAQLDEHRDDTGFPMKPQKILSDVRAMLAEDDILISDVGAHKMWIARMYPCYQPNTCIISNGFASMGIALPGAFVAKLIYPERKCLAICGDGGFLMNSQELETATRLGVPFVTLIFNDEAYGLIEWKQMNGFGRPAHIDFTNPDFVKYAEAFGAKGYRVESSDELVPILEDAFRQQVPSVIDCPVDYSENLRLTDELGHLTCPI; encoded by the coding sequence ATGAAAGCCTCAGAATTGATCGTTAAATGTCTGGAAAACGAAAACGTTGACTACATATTTGGAATACCCGGTGAAGAAAACCTGGACCTGATGGACGCACTGCTGGAATCCAATATCCAATTTATTCAAACCCGTGATGAACGGGGTGCCGCCTTCATGGCGGATGTCTACGGTCGCCTCACTGGCCGCGCCGGTGTATGTCTTGCCACCTTAGGTCCGGGTGCCATGAATCTCGTCACAGGGGTTGCTGATGCGAATATGGACAGGGCACCTCTCGTGGCAATTACCGGACAAGCAAGCTTAGACAGAATGCACAAAGAATCTCACCAATATATGGATGTCGTCTCCGTCTTCAAACCGATGACCAAATGGAACACACTTCTCCATCTCCCTGAAATCATCCCCGAATCGGTGAGTAAAGCCTTCAAAACCGCTACGGGAGAGAAACCGGGGGCTACACATATTGATTTTCCAGAGGACATCGCCAAAATGGAAGTCAGCGCGGAACCGATGCCACATGACTTCCCCAGCGAAGCAGAACCCGTTGCATCCTGTTTGCTACGCGCCGCACAATTGATTAACGATGCAAAGCAACCCATCATCCTCGCAGGGAACGGTGTTGTCCGTCAAGGGGCTTCCCGAATTCTGACACAATTCGCTGAAATGACGAACATTCCCGTTGCACACACCTTTATGGGCAAGGGTAGCATTCCCTGGACCCACCGACTCTCACTCCTCAGCGTCGGATTGCAGGCAAACGATTTCGTCTCCTGCGGATTCGACCGCGCCGACCTCGTCATCGCAATCGGTTACGATATCGTCGAATATCATCCACGTCTCTGGAACCCCGATCGGAATAAGAAACTCATCCATATCGATACAGAACCGAGCGAAAGCGATGCCGCTTACGTCACCGACGTCGAGATGGTAGGCAACATCCGGCAGAGTCTTAGACATCTCATGGCACAAGAAATCTATCCTAAAGATTCAGAGTATGCCTCAAACACCTTACGGAAAATCATACTCGCCCAACTCGACGAACACCGCGATGATACGGGATTTCCGATGAAACCGCAAAAAATCTTGAGTGATGTCCGCGCTATGCTTGCTGAAGATGACATCCTTATCTCCGATGTCGGTGCCCACAAAATGTGGATTGCCCGTATGTATCCGTGTTATCAACCCAATACGTGCATCATCTCTAACGGTTTCGCCTCTATGGGTATCGCACTACCCGGCGCTTTTGTTGCAAAACTTATCTATCCTGAACGCAAATGTTTGGCAATCTGCGGTGATGGGGGTTTCTTGATGAACTCGCAAGAACTCGAAACAGCGACGCGTCTCGGGGTGCCATTTGTCACGCTTATCTTCAATGATGAGGCTTACGGGCTTATTGAATGGAAGCAGATGAACGGTTTTGGTAGACCCGCTCACATCGACTTCACAAACCCCGATTTCGTCAAATATGCCGAAGCCTTCGGTGCCAAAGGTTACAGAGTCGAAAGTAGCGACGAACTGGTGCCTATCCTTGAAGACGCGTTTCGTCAGCAAGTCCCCTCAGTTATCGATTGTCCGGTGGATTATAGCGAAAATCTACGCCTGACGGACGAACTTGGACACCTAACATGCCCAATTTAA
- the mtnA gene encoding S-methyl-5-thioribose-1-phosphate isomerase, which translates to MAVSTIEWVDGRIRMIDQTLLPNEFKQIYCDDLPSVWEAIKSLRVRGAPAIGIAGALGAVLGTWDSTAKTYDAFATELKSTTDYLATSRPTAVNLFWALDRITRTAQENSHLQIPELKEVLLAEALEIIDEDKAMCRAIGQHGMALLNENDTILTHCNAGGLATSDYGTALAVMFRAHEAGKKIQVYADETRPLLQGARLTTWELMQAGIDVTLICDNMAAQVMKEGKIQCVIVGADRIAANGDTANKIGTYNVAILAEAHGIPFYVAAPTSTLDFALETGTEIPIEQRAAEEVTEGFGKLTAPEGVKVYSPAFDVTPAALVTAIITEKGVAHAPYTESLKALRDA; encoded by the coding sequence ATGGCAGTTTCAACAATTGAGTGGGTGGATGGCAGAATTCGAATGATTGACCAGACGCTGTTACCCAATGAATTCAAGCAGATATATTGCGATGATCTCCCATCGGTCTGGGAAGCCATTAAATCCCTGCGGGTTCGGGGTGCCCCTGCAATCGGCATTGCGGGTGCTTTGGGCGCCGTGCTCGGAACATGGGATTCCACAGCGAAAACCTATGATGCTTTTGCCACCGAGCTTAAATCCACCACCGATTATCTGGCAACGTCGCGCCCCACAGCCGTTAATCTCTTTTGGGCACTGGATAGAATTACCCGAACCGCGCAAGAGAACAGCCATCTTCAGATCCCTGAACTCAAAGAGGTGCTACTCGCTGAGGCGTTGGAGATTATCGATGAAGATAAAGCGATGTGCCGTGCCATTGGGCAGCACGGTATGGCGTTACTCAACGAAAACGATACGATTCTGACGCATTGCAACGCCGGAGGATTGGCGACATCCGACTACGGCACAGCGTTAGCCGTTATGTTCAGGGCACACGAAGCAGGTAAGAAGATCCAAGTTTACGCCGACGAGACGCGCCCCCTTTTACAAGGCGCACGGCTCACCACTTGGGAACTCATGCAAGCAGGCATTGATGTGACGCTTATCTGTGATAACATGGCAGCGCAGGTCATGAAAGAGGGCAAAATCCAGTGTGTCATTGTCGGTGCCGACAGGATCGCCGCAAATGGCGACACCGCAAACAAAATCGGCACCTATAATGTCGCTATCCTCGCAGAGGCACACGGCATCCCCTTTTACGTCGCTGCACCGACGTCAACCTTGGACTTCGCCCTTGAAACCGGGACAGAAATCCCGATTGAGCAACGGGCAGCGGAAGAGGTGACGGAAGGCTTCGGGAAACTCACCGCACCTGAAGGCGTTAAAGTCTATAGCCCTGCGTTTGATGTCACACCCGCGGCGTTGGTCACAGCGATTATCACTGAGAAAGGCGTGGCACATGCTCCCTATACAGAGAGTCTGAAGGCGTTACGAGACGCATAA
- a CDS encoding amidohydrolase family protein, protein MATTTDLTHHIQSIRLVDTHEHMRREAEWVENGPDILQDLFGNYVPADLVTAGASPEAMRNLMDASQDVASRFEGIRDAWEATQFTGYGEAVSLIAKHIYGLDELTSDGLASANHLKTLRAPGKRYHILHDMANLDHIQTDDFSWQCTPDTSGPDFFLYDLSWATFCNGQVDPSAIHAETGVEVKDLTSLKTAMAAIFATHAPCAIAVKSQHAYNRTLDWTERSDAEASTALTAVLTKPAAAVDEATRLCLGDWCWARGVELTIEHNLPFKIHTGYYAGNDRMPVRRIPAGNMCALFARYLDAKFVLMHIAYPYNDELVALAKHYRNIWVDFCWAWSIDPYSSRDFLRRCIHAVPSNKLFAFGGDTGWPTSAMAYAIQARNEIRRALEAEIADGYLTEKQAMAFATRIMNTNQYDCFDISGTRSNIAKAA, encoded by the coding sequence ATGGCAACCACCACCGATCTGACACATCACATTCAATCTATTCGCCTTGTTGACACACACGAACACATGAGGCGCGAAGCCGAATGGGTTGAGAATGGGCCCGATATCCTCCAAGACCTATTTGGAAACTATGTGCCTGCCGACTTGGTAACAGCCGGTGCCTCCCCAGAAGCGATGCGCAACCTGATGGACGCTTCTCAAGACGTCGCCTCTCGGTTTGAAGGGATCCGAGACGCCTGGGAAGCGACGCAGTTTACTGGGTATGGCGAGGCAGTCAGCCTCATCGCGAAACACATCTATGGACTCGACGAACTGACAAGTGATGGGCTTGCGAGTGCCAATCATCTAAAGACGCTTCGCGCGCCCGGCAAACGTTATCACATTTTACATGACATGGCGAATCTTGACCATATTCAAACGGATGATTTCAGTTGGCAGTGTACCCCGGACACCTCCGGTCCCGATTTTTTCCTCTACGATCTCTCGTGGGCAACCTTCTGTAACGGACAGGTTGATCCGAGTGCTATCCACGCTGAGACAGGCGTTGAAGTCAAGGATCTCACTTCCCTCAAAACCGCTATGGCGGCGATTTTCGCCACGCATGCGCCTTGCGCTATCGCAGTAAAATCACAACATGCTTACAATCGAACGCTCGACTGGACTGAAAGGAGCGATGCCGAGGCTTCTACTGCGCTCACTGCTGTGCTCACAAAACCGGCGGCAGCGGTCGACGAAGCGACGCGGCTCTGTCTCGGGGATTGGTGCTGGGCGCGAGGTGTTGAACTCACGATCGAACACAACCTCCCCTTCAAAATCCACACAGGCTATTATGCGGGCAACGATCGGATGCCCGTGCGCCGTATCCCTGCGGGCAATATGTGTGCGCTTTTCGCTCGTTATCTTGACGCTAAGTTTGTATTAATGCACATCGCCTACCCTTATAACGACGAACTGGTCGCGCTCGCCAAACATTACCGTAATATTTGGGTTGACTTCTGCTGGGCGTGGAGCATTGATCCGTATAGTTCGCGTGATTTCCTCCGGCGGTGCATCCATGCTGTTCCGTCAAATAAATTGTTCGCTTTCGGCGGCGATACGGGGTGGCCGACGAGTGCGATGGCGTATGCGATTCAAGCGCGTAACGAAATCCGACGCGCCCTTGAAGCCGAGATTGCGGACGGTTACCTCACTGAAAAACAGGCAATGGCGTTCGCGACCCGGATTATGAATACGAACCAGTATGACTGTTTCGATATAAGCGGCACTCGCTCGAACATTGCGAAAGCGGCGTAA
- a CDS encoding DUF971 domain-containing protein, whose product MQKFQPTRIERGGTSLEIRWKDSHHSELSYRRLRQKCPCARCDATRSGKNPFHILPSDDFFENLSLVDIQRVGRYAVRLIWNDGHRTGIYTFQFLRELSESTPET is encoded by the coding sequence ATGCAGAAATTCCAACCGACGCGGATTGAAAGAGGCGGGACAAGTCTGGAAATCCGATGGAAAGATTCACATCATAGCGAACTATCCTACCGCCGCCTTCGACAAAAATGTCCGTGTGCGCGTTGCGATGCCACGCGATCGGGCAAAAATCCTTTTCACATCCTCCCCTCTGACGATTTTTTTGAAAACCTATCTCTTGTGGACATTCAGCGTGTCGGACGCTACGCCGTGAGATTGATATGGAACGACGGACACCGGACCGGAATTTATACGTTCCAATTTCTGCGAGAGTTGAGTGAAAGCACACCTGAAACTTAG
- a CDS encoding 4Fe-4S dicluster domain-containing protein codes for MTYVICEPCIDVKDSACVDVCPVDCIHPLPDADEFEETNQLYIDPEECIDCGVCEPECPVEAIFMEEDVPEEWEEFIDINAEYFE; via the coding sequence ATGACGTATGTGATTTGTGAACCGTGTATCGACGTTAAGGACAGTGCATGCGTTGATGTATGTCCAGTGGATTGCATTCATCCCCTACCGGATGCTGACGAGTTTGAGGAAACCAATCAGCTTTACATTGACCCGGAAGAGTGCATCGATTGTGGTGTATGTGAACCCGAATGCCCCGTCGAAGCCATCTTTATGGAGGAAGATGTTCCCGAAGAATGGGAAGAGTTCATTGATATCAATGCGGAGTACTTTGAATAG
- the recJ gene encoding single-stranded-DNA-specific exonuclease RecJ, with protein MKKPPRKKWRFKNSDFGSSLTLASEIGVSPFAAQLLINRGIKTAAEAQSYLYPTLDELHSPFKLAGMDKAVERIHKAISRREKICIYGDYDVDGTTATALLLNTFRQIDVPVDYYIPNRFGDGYGLSEDTVEKIHEKNRAKLLITVDCGITSVKEVALANQLGMDVIVTDHHQPEAEQPPAYALISPKVPGNEYPYTELAGVGLAFKLAQGLIDDTAFLESLLDLVALGTVADIASLTGENRTLSRLGLAELDKRERPGVHALCEAAGHKIDTPIDGQAISFKLAPRINAAGRMDTASKVVKLLTTDSEDVATRIAAQLNDANQKRQELGKQIQDQALEIIEKEIDEDTVGIVVASDKWDEKAQGVVGIVAARLKETFYKPAVVLAIDDDEATGSGRCIDGMNLADSFVACTELLMKHGGHAAAAGLTLKTKNIPKFREAFNAYACEHLTEDALQPKLDLEFETRLPLLTLEALKELEQFEPFGKDNPAPYFGTRRVKVNGVPTQMGKEKNHLRMFVSDGTVKRRAIDWGAGDKLITFRRPNMSLNIAFSPQINEWQGTRSVQLILEDWEVHAEGRDTNWNVFPKLSDESSVKLVDKRNVNKKNYLLNLLAREQSCIIYVRDEEMLDLLLTKLLPESIEGIARHTEATSAAEETALLKELETGELRTIASSSTFSGLGAFPFVEHVVFCHLAPSQDLFFRRCAPAFATDTTSYLHLIYNQTDETEMHNWISEKYPAGDELRRLYGSIRAVIQSNGTDGYPEAKILSDGVGSLSTVQTGLTIFEELQFIERHGQSDSRFVKLLSGQKSDLSRSPTYLKGEWIKQTSPSFIEFQLKENIESMWERIAHECQIFNEPNSSI; from the coding sequence ATGAAAAAACCTCCTCGCAAAAAGTGGCGATTCAAAAATTCAGATTTTGGTAGCAGTCTAACATTGGCATCCGAAATAGGGGTTTCTCCGTTTGCCGCACAACTGCTCATCAATCGAGGCATAAAAACAGCTGCTGAAGCACAATCCTATCTTTACCCAACGCTTGATGAACTGCACTCTCCCTTTAAATTAGCAGGTATGGACAAAGCCGTAGAACGGATACATAAGGCGATCTCGCGCCGCGAGAAAATCTGTATCTATGGCGATTATGATGTCGATGGCACGACCGCAACCGCATTACTACTCAACACTTTCCGACAGATAGATGTCCCCGTCGACTACTATATCCCGAATCGGTTTGGAGATGGTTACGGGTTAAGCGAAGATACCGTAGAAAAGATCCACGAAAAAAACAGAGCGAAGTTACTCATTACCGTAGACTGTGGGATTACTTCGGTGAAAGAGGTCGCCTTGGCGAATCAACTCGGTATGGATGTTATTGTAACAGACCATCACCAGCCCGAGGCGGAACAACCCCCCGCATACGCCCTGATCTCACCGAAGGTCCCGGGAAATGAATATCCCTATACCGAACTCGCCGGGGTCGGTTTAGCTTTCAAATTGGCACAGGGGTTAATAGACGACACAGCGTTTCTGGAGTCACTCCTTGATCTGGTGGCATTGGGGACCGTCGCAGACATCGCATCCCTGACTGGAGAGAATCGCACTTTGAGCCGCTTGGGTTTAGCAGAACTTGACAAACGCGAACGCCCCGGGGTTCATGCCTTGTGCGAAGCCGCGGGCCATAAAATTGATACACCAATTGACGGACAAGCCATCTCTTTTAAATTGGCACCCCGTATCAATGCCGCCGGGCGCATGGATACCGCAAGCAAAGTGGTTAAACTCCTCACTACCGATTCCGAGGATGTCGCAACGCGGATCGCTGCTCAACTCAATGACGCAAATCAGAAGCGACAAGAACTCGGAAAGCAAATTCAAGACCAAGCACTGGAGATTATCGAAAAAGAGATAGATGAGGATACCGTCGGAATTGTTGTCGCTAGTGACAAGTGGGACGAAAAGGCACAAGGGGTGGTCGGTATCGTTGCCGCCCGGCTGAAGGAAACCTTCTATAAACCTGCCGTCGTCCTCGCAATTGATGATGATGAAGCGACTGGATCCGGACGGTGTATCGACGGAATGAACCTCGCTGATTCTTTTGTTGCCTGTACCGAACTGCTCATGAAACACGGTGGACACGCAGCAGCAGCAGGGTTAACCCTCAAAACCAAAAATATTCCCAAATTCAGGGAAGCTTTCAACGCATATGCTTGTGAGCATCTCACAGAGGACGCATTACAACCGAAACTCGACCTTGAGTTTGAAACGCGTCTCCCACTTTTGACGTTAGAGGCACTAAAGGAACTCGAACAATTTGAGCCCTTCGGAAAGGATAATCCAGCCCCCTATTTCGGGACGCGACGCGTCAAGGTTAATGGTGTCCCTACACAAATGGGAAAAGAGAAAAACCATCTGCGAATGTTTGTAAGCGATGGCACCGTGAAACGACGCGCGATTGACTGGGGCGCAGGCGACAAACTCATTACCTTCCGACGACCCAATATGTCGCTTAATATCGCCTTTTCACCCCAAATCAATGAGTGGCAAGGCACCCGTTCCGTACAACTTATTCTCGAAGATTGGGAAGTCCACGCCGAAGGCAGAGATACGAACTGGAATGTATTTCCGAAACTCAGTGATGAATCCTCCGTAAAACTCGTCGACAAACGGAACGTTAATAAAAAGAATTACCTTTTAAACTTGCTTGCGCGAGAACAATCTTGTATAATTTATGTACGAGACGAAGAGATGTTGGATCTTCTACTGACAAAACTTTTACCGGAGAGCATTGAAGGCATCGCGCGGCATACTGAAGCGACATCAGCCGCAGAGGAAACCGCGTTACTGAAAGAATTGGAAACCGGTGAACTCCGGACAATCGCCTCAAGTAGTACTTTTTCAGGTCTCGGAGCGTTCCCTTTTGTTGAACACGTCGTTTTCTGTCATCTCGCCCCGAGCCAAGATCTCTTTTTCAGACGGTGTGCACCCGCTTTTGCAACTGACACGACCTCCTATCTGCATCTCATCTACAACCAGACAGATGAAACAGAGATGCACAACTGGATTTCTGAAAAATATCCCGCGGGAGATGAATTGCGGCGACTCTACGGAAGCATACGCGCCGTTATACAATCCAATGGCACAGACGGGTACCCGGAGGCAAAAATACTCTCGGATGGAGTGGGGTCCCTATCAACCGTTCAAACGGGACTCACCATCTTTGAAGAATTGCAGTTCATTGAACGCCATGGGCAATCCGATAGCAGATTTGTAAAACTCCTATCGGGGCAGAAGAGTGACCTGTCCCGTTCACCAACCTATCTCAAGGGTGAATGGATTAAGCAGACGAGTCCCTCTTTTATAGAGTTTCAATTAAAGGAAAACATCGAATCTATGTGGGAGCGTATCGCACATGAGTGTCAAATCTTTAATGAACCAAATTCAAGCATATAA
- a CDS encoding bifunctional (p)ppGpp synthetase/guanosine-3',5'-bis(diphosphate) 3'-pyrophosphohydrolase: protein MSVKSLMNQIQAYNPDAEVELLERCYRFSQEAHEGQQRKSGEPYFTHCLKTAEILAELRLDTHTICAGLMHDVLEDTDITREEMQVRFGANIANLVEGVTKIGQYKLGIASQVPADKSTVEQRVHRKRQAETYRKLLLATAEDMRVILIKLADRLHNMETLEFLSSEKCQRVAKETLEIYAPIAHRLGLWRIMGRLEDLAFKHLYPIEYRKIAELLNQKLTEREAYCEKMVKQIREELEKRNVFADVHGRTKHIYSIHQKMQQKKTPFSEIQDLIGLRILVKTEADCYIALGALHNKWNYHPDRLRDWIGQPKKNGYQSLHTTILDNGRPIEIQIRTYQMHKIAEDGIAAHWSYKEGLPRSQQGRSIFASYKQILEDIQEAQDSPHHFVESMKLELFQDEVYVFSPKGDLFKLPAGATAIDFAYKIHTDVGHTCVGAVVNGAVAPIRRVLENGDQVNIRTQPNGRPSRSWLSYVKTATARTKINQWFREKDRAEALELGKKFLAAELRVSYLNSRDYLNSPKLLDIAKQLKLKNLEELFVRIGNGDESATQVVNLLKPEVPKPETKSSEDTNQRRKPESLPAVQLENDIDLGMTRIMKCCNPIPGDQVVGYLTRGRGVSVHRSGCIRILDEPERLLTVKWNEKLTSENGNHPPAVYPVKILVECNDRPGMLGEITTAIAQYKVNIRSGKFEPSAIHHDAEASDNLTIDVTGAEQLEAVLQAIRGLKGVQRVTRES from the coding sequence ATGAGTGTCAAATCTTTAATGAACCAAATTCAAGCATATAATCCCGATGCAGAGGTTGAACTGCTGGAGCGGTGCTACCGTTTTTCCCAAGAGGCGCATGAGGGGCAACAGCGGAAATCCGGGGAACCCTATTTTACGCATTGCCTCAAAACTGCTGAGATACTCGCTGAGCTCCGACTCGATACGCACACGATCTGTGCCGGACTCATGCACGATGTCCTCGAAGATACGGACATCACGCGGGAAGAGATGCAGGTCCGGTTCGGTGCCAATATCGCCAATCTCGTCGAAGGGGTCACAAAGATAGGGCAGTATAAACTCGGTATCGCTTCCCAAGTCCCAGCTGATAAAAGCACTGTTGAACAGCGCGTGCATCGGAAACGCCAAGCCGAAACTTACCGGAAACTCCTCTTAGCCACTGCCGAAGACATGCGGGTCATCCTCATTAAACTCGCAGATCGACTCCATAACATGGAAACGCTGGAGTTCCTCTCAAGTGAGAAATGCCAACGCGTTGCCAAAGAAACATTGGAAATTTATGCCCCGATCGCACATCGATTGGGGCTTTGGCGTATCATGGGCAGACTTGAAGACTTGGCATTTAAGCATCTCTATCCCATCGAATACCGAAAAATTGCCGAACTTCTGAACCAGAAACTCACTGAGCGAGAGGCATACTGCGAGAAGATGGTTAAGCAGATTCGCGAAGAACTCGAAAAACGGAATGTGTTCGCTGACGTCCACGGTCGAACCAAGCACATCTATAGTATCCATCAGAAGATGCAACAGAAGAAGACACCCTTCAGTGAAATCCAAGACTTAATCGGTCTGCGAATCCTCGTCAAAACCGAAGCAGATTGCTACATTGCACTCGGCGCACTCCATAACAAATGGAATTACCATCCCGATCGACTTCGAGATTGGATCGGGCAGCCGAAGAAAAACGGGTATCAGTCACTCCACACCACGATTCTTGATAATGGCAGACCCATTGAAATCCAGATTCGCACCTATCAGATGCACAAGATTGCGGAAGATGGCATTGCAGCGCATTGGAGCTACAAGGAAGGATTACCCAGGAGCCAACAGGGACGTTCCATTTTCGCGAGTTATAAGCAGATACTTGAGGATATACAAGAGGCACAAGATAGCCCGCATCACTTCGTCGAATCCATGAAACTGGAACTCTTCCAAGATGAGGTTTATGTTTTCTCGCCGAAAGGCGATCTGTTTAAGCTACCTGCTGGGGCGACGGCGATCGACTTCGCCTATAAAATTCATACGGATGTTGGGCACACATGTGTCGGCGCGGTGGTTAACGGGGCTGTGGCACCGATCCGACGTGTGCTTGAGAACGGGGATCAGGTCAATATTCGGACACAGCCGAATGGACGACCAAGCCGGAGCTGGTTGTCGTATGTGAAAACTGCCACGGCACGGACTAAAATCAATCAATGGTTTCGGGAAAAAGATAGGGCTGAGGCATTGGAGTTGGGCAAGAAATTTCTCGCCGCGGAGTTACGGGTTTCTTATCTTAATTCGCGGGATTATCTCAATTCCCCGAAACTGCTTGATATTGCGAAGCAACTCAAACTCAAAAATCTTGAGGAACTTTTCGTACGGATTGGGAATGGGGATGAATCCGCAACGCAGGTCGTTAATTTACTGAAACCTGAGGTGCCGAAACCGGAGACCAAATCTTCCGAGGATACGAACCAACGGCGAAAACCCGAATCACTGCCGGCTGTCCAACTTGAAAACGACATAGACTTAGGGATGACACGGATTATGAAGTGCTGTAACCCGATCCCGGGGGACCAAGTCGTCGGTTATCTCACACGTGGACGCGGTGTATCTGTCCACAGATCCGGGTGTATCCGTATCCTTGACGAACCGGAACGACTCCTAACCGTCAAGTGGAACGAAAAACTAACCTCTGAAAACGGGAACCACCCACCGGCCGTTTATCCCGTTAAAATTCTCGTTGAGTGCAATGATCGACCCGGGATGCTCGGTGAAATCACAACCGCTATCGCACAATACAAAGTGAATATCCGCTCCGGAAAATTCGAACCTTCCGCTATCCACCATGACGCCGAAGCCTCCGATAACCTGACGATAGACGTGACAGGTGCTGAGCAACTTGAGGCTGTCCTGCAAGCGATTCGCGGATTAAAAGGCGTACAGCGTGTCACCCGTGAATCCTAA
- the rpmB gene encoding 50S ribosomal protein L28, producing MSRVCTICSKRPMAGNQISKSRRHTKRRWLPNLQRVRVQTAEGPRRIRVCTQCLRSGKVNKVISGMPAPV from the coding sequence ATGTCACGAGTCTGTACTATCTGTAGCAAGCGTCCAATGGCAGGCAACCAGATTAGTAAATCACGGCGGCATACAAAACGGCGTTGGTTGCCGAATCTGCAACGAGTCCGGGTTCAAACGGCGGAGGGACCGAGACGGATTCGCGTTTGCACGCAATGTTTACGAAGCGGAAAAGTCAACAAAGTTATTTCAGGGATGCCCGCACCGGTATAG